The genome window CCCCTCAGACAAAGCCGAGGGGCCACTTTTCTATTTCTTAAGCCACCCGCTCCCCCGCCACGTAGGTGCGCCAGGTCAGCGGCATACCGGGCCGGTACGCGAGGTCGATCGCGTGCGGAGTATCCAGCACGTGTAGGTCGGCGGCCGCCCCCACCGCCAGGGTGCCCTTGGCCGGGCGGCCCTGCGCGTCACGCCCGCCGCCGACGTCGTGGCGTCGCAAAGCGCGCGCTCCCCCGCTGGTGGCCGCAGCAATGGCCTCGTCGAGGGAGAGGTGCTGTTGCAGCACGGCGGTGGCCACACAGAACGTCATGGCCGAGGTATAAGAGGTGCCGGGGTTGAGATTGGAGGCGATGGCCACCTGCGCGCCCGCATCGAGCAGGCGACGCGCCGGGGCCAGGGGCTGGCGGGTGGAGAGATCGCAGGCGGGAAGCACCGTGGCCACCGTCTCGGAGGCGGCCAGGGCTTCCACGTCACCATCGCTGAGGTAGTTCGCGTGATCCACGCTGGCGGCACCCAGTTCCACCGCGAGCGCCACACCCGGCCCCTCACCCAACTGGTTTCCGTGCACCCGCAGGCCCAGGCCCACGGCGCGCCCGGCCTCCAACACCCGGCGCGACTGCTCCTCGTTGAAGGCCCCGCGCTCGCAGAACACGTCGATCCAGCCCACGTGCGGGGCCACCGCGTCCAGCATGTCGCCGCACACCAGGTTCACGTAGTCCTCGGCGTCCGCGCCCGGGGGCACCACGTGCGCGCCCAGGAAAGTCACCTCATCGACCACCTCGGCGGCGATCTGCGCTGCCACCTTTTCCGAGTCCACGTCCAGCCCGTAGCCAGTCTTGGTCTCCATGCAGGTGGTGCCCCCGGCCTGGGCGGCCCGCACGCGCCCGCGCAGCAAATCGCGCAGGCGCTCCACGCTGGCGGCGCGGGTGGCCTCCATCGTCACGGCGATGCCACCCGCCGCGTACTCCTGCCCCGCCATGCGGGCCTCAAACTCGGCGGCGCGGTCGCCGTCGAAGATCATGTGGCTGTGCGAGTCCACCCAGCCGGGAAGCACGGCGCGCCCGCCCAGATCCACGGCCTCATCGCAAGCGGGGGCCTGCGCGGCGGGGCCGATCCAGGTTACCGCTCCGCCCTCGGCCACCAGGGCGGCGTCGTGCAGCGTGCCCGCCTCGGAGACGGTGCGCAGTTCGGAGATTCCGGTAAAGAGCGTCGCCATATGCGTTATGCCTCCTCGCGGGAGTGGAAGGGCATGGGGATCTCCACCCCGCGCTCCTCGGCCACCTCGCGGGCGCGCTCGTATCCGGCATCGAAGTGGCGGATCACGCCCATCGCGGGGTCGTTGCTGAGCACGCGGTCGAGCTTGCGGGCGGCGAGTTCGGTGCCGTCGGCCACGGAGACCTGGCCCGCGTGGATGGAGCGGCCGATGCCCACGCCGCCGCCGTGGTGGAGGGATACCCAGGTGGCACCGGAGGAGGTGGCGGTCAGGGCGTTGAGCAGCGGCCAGTCCGCGATGGCGTCGGAGCCGTCGAGCATGCCCTCGGTCTCGCGGTAGGGGCTGGCCACGGAGCCGGAGTCCAGGTGATCACGCCCGATCACGATGGGCGCCTTGACCTTGCCCTCGGCCACCAAGCGGTTAAACAGCAACCCGGCCTGGTGGCGCTCGCCGTAGCCCAGCCAGCAGATGCGTGCGGGCAGGCCCTCGAACTCCACGTATTCCTCGGCGGCGTCCAGCCAGCGGTGCAGGTGCTCGTTGTCCGGGAAGAGTTCCTTGAGCGCCTGGTCAGTCACGCGAATGTCCTCCGGGTCGCCGGAGAGCGCCACCCAGCGGAACGGGCCCAGGCCCTCGCAGAACAGCGGGCGGATATAGGCGGGCACGAAGCCGGGGAACTCGAAGGCACGGGAGTAACCGGCGTGGCGGGCCTCGTCGCGGATGGAGTTGCCGTAGTCGAACACCTCCGCGCCCTCGTCCTGGAACTCCACCATCGCCTGCACCTGGGCGGCCATCGCCTCGCGGGCCTTCTTGGTAAAGGTCTCCGGGTCGTCGGCGGCCTCGCGCTGCCAGTCCGCCACGGATACCTCCGTGGGGAGGTAACTCAGCGGATCGTGCGCGGAGGTCTGGTCGGTGACCACGTCCACGGTGATCTCGCCCGCGCGGTGGCGTCGCAGCATCTCCGGGAATACCTCGGCGGCGTTACCAACGATGCCGATGGACACCGCCTCGCCCGCCTCCTTGGCCTGGGCGGCGCGCGCCACGGCGGCGTCCAGATCCTCGTACACCTCGTCCAGGTAGCGCTTGGACTGGCGGCGCTTGAGACGGGTGACGTCCACGTCCGCGATCAGGCACACGCCGCCGTTGAGGGTGACGGCCAGCGGCTGGGCTCCGCCCATGCCGCCGCAGCCGCCGGTGAGCGTGAGGGTGCCCTTGAGGCTGCCGCCAAAGCGCTTGGCGGCCACGGCGGCGAAGGTCTCAAAGGTGCCCTGCAAGATGCCCTGGGTGGCGATGTAGATCCAGGAACCGGCCGTCATCTGGCCGTACATCATCAGGCCCTCGGCCTCCAGGCGGCGGAACTCCGGCCAGGTGGCCCAGTCCCCCACCAGGTTGGAGTTGGCAATCAGCACGCGCGGTGCCCACTCGTTGGTGCGCAGCACGGCCACGGGCTTGCCGGACTGCACCAGCAGCGTCTCATCGTCGCCCAGGTCCTTGAGCGTATCGACGATCGCGTCAAAGGCCTCCCAGCTCCGCGCGGCGCGCCCGGTGCCGCCGTAGACCACCAGGTCCTCGGGGCGCTCGGCCACCTCGGGGTCAAGGTTATTCATCAGCATGCGCAGCGGGGCCTCGGTCTGCCAGGACTTGGCGCTGAGTTCCGTGCCCCGGGGGGCGCGCACGGTACGGGGTTGGGATACCACGATTCTCCTCCAAAAACATCGCGCGCCGGTGGCCATTGCGGCGGGAATCCGGCCTCTGAGGTAAAAGGCCAGAGGGCCGGGGCTGTCATTCCCGCTACGCCGGCACCGGCACTGTGGTGCTCAAGAATGACGAACCCGATCGTAAGACAGGACACATACGAGTTTCCAGGGCGCGCACGGGCGGAGTGTCTGGGATACCAGACTCAGGGGAGCAGGAGGTACGCCAGCGGGGTGGCCAGCAGGATACTCAGCGCCACTCGCTCGAACCAGATCACCACCAACTGCCACACCCTCAGCGGCACGGAGGTGGCCATGATGCAGGGCACCAGACCGGAGAAGAAGATCACCGCGCTCACCGAGACCACGCCGATGACAAAGCGCAGCACCAGGGAATCCGAGTCCGCCACCACCGTGGCGGGCAGCAACATCTCCGCGATCCCCAGGGCCGCAGCCTTACCCGCCAGCAGCGGCTCCGGCAGGCGCGCCAGCCAGGCAAAGGGATAGAAGAGGTAGCCCAGCAGATCGAACACGCGGGTATAAGTAGCCAGCACCAGGCCCAGCACGCCCACGGACAGGATGGAGGGCACCACGGCGGCGCTCATGCGCAGGCCGTCCAGGAAGTTCTCCCCCACCGCGCGCCACAGGCTGGGAGCCTTATTCAGGGCCTCCTTGGCCGCCGACCAGGCCGCCGCTAGGCGCCCGGTGGTGATCTGCGGCTCCGGGTCCGGGGTGGCACCCGGGTAGTAATCGTTGGGAATCATGCTCAGCGGCGGAATCCACACGGTGATCGCCGTGACGGCAAAGGTCACCAGCAGGCTCACCGCAAAGTACTGGCCCCAGTAATCCATCAGGCCCAGGGTTCCGGCCACCACCACCATGAAGGCCGCCGAGACCGTGGAGAAGCCGGTGGCGATGATCGCCGCCTCCCGCGCGGTGTAGCGGCCCTGGCGGTACACCCGATCGGTGATCAGCATGCCCAGGGAGTAACTGCCTACAAAGCTCGTCACGGCGTCGATAGCCGAACGCCCCGGCGTGCGCCACAGCGGCCGCATGATCGGCTGCATGAGCACGCCCACGAACTCCATGAGGCCAAAACTCACCAGCAGAGCCAAAAACGCCGAGCCCACGGGGATAATCAGAGCCACCGGAATGGCGATCTTCT of Corynebacterium sp. 21KM1197 contains these proteins:
- the hutU gene encoding urocanate hydratase, with amino-acid sequence MVSQPRTVRAPRGTELSAKSWQTEAPLRMLMNNLDPEVAERPEDLVVYGGTGRAARSWEAFDAIVDTLKDLGDDETLLVQSGKPVAVLRTNEWAPRVLIANSNLVGDWATWPEFRRLEAEGLMMYGQMTAGSWIYIATQGILQGTFETFAAVAAKRFGGSLKGTLTLTGGCGGMGGAQPLAVTLNGGVCLIADVDVTRLKRRQSKRYLDEVYEDLDAAVARAAQAKEAGEAVSIGIVGNAAEVFPEMLRRHRAGEITVDVVTDQTSAHDPLSYLPTEVSVADWQREAADDPETFTKKAREAMAAQVQAMVEFQDEGAEVFDYGNSIRDEARHAGYSRAFEFPGFVPAYIRPLFCEGLGPFRWVALSGDPEDIRVTDQALKELFPDNEHLHRWLDAAEEYVEFEGLPARICWLGYGERHQAGLLFNRLVAEGKVKAPIVIGRDHLDSGSVASPYRETEGMLDGSDAIADWPLLNALTATSSGATWVSLHHGGGVGIGRSIHAGQVSVADGTELAARKLDRVLSNDPAMGVIRHFDAGYERAREVAEERGVEIPMPFHSREEA
- a CDS encoding YjiH family protein; protein product: MTTKTPGLWRLFVYSAIGIIVFFLPVTFRGKSTILLDHMVTLLRELLGPAVGWVVGALVLYGTVRKLRHTSWRNPTQAIFALLSVAGLGVAALILTDTLPAALARPDLVPFLWEKIAIPVALIIPVGSAFLALLVSFGLMEFVGVLMQPIMRPLWRTPGRSAIDAVTSFVGSYSLGMLITDRVYRQGRYTAREAAIIATGFSTVSAAFMVVVAGTLGLMDYWGQYFAVSLLVTFAVTAITVWIPPLSMIPNDYYPGATPDPEPQITTGRLAAAWSAAKEALNKAPSLWRAVGENFLDGLRMSAAVVPSILSVGVLGLVLATYTRVFDLLGYLFYPFAWLARLPEPLLAGKAAALGIAEMLLPATVVADSDSLVLRFVIGVVSVSAVIFFSGLVPCIMATSVPLRVWQLVVIWFERVALSILLATPLAYLLLP
- the hutI gene encoding imidazolonepropionase; translation: MATLFTGISELRTVSEAGTLHDAALVAEGGAVTWIGPAAQAPACDEAVDLGGRAVLPGWVDSHSHMIFDGDRAAEFEARMAGQEYAAGGIAVTMEATRAASVERLRDLLRGRVRAAQAGGTTCMETKTGYGLDVDSEKVAAQIAAEVVDEVTFLGAHVVPPGADAEDYVNLVCGDMLDAVAPHVGWIDVFCERGAFNEEQSRRVLEAGRAVGLGLRVHGNQLGEGPGVALAVELGAASVDHANYLSDGDVEALAASETVATVLPACDLSTRQPLAPARRLLDAGAQVAIASNLNPGTSYTSAMTFCVATAVLQQHLSLDEAIAAATSGGARALRRHDVGGGRDAQGRPAKGTLAVGAAADLHVLDTPHAIDLAYRPGMPLTWRTYVAGERVA